The Calliphora vicina chromosome 3, idCalVici1.1, whole genome shotgun sequence genome contains a region encoding:
- the LOC135955250 gene encoding uncharacterized protein LOC135955250, translating to MSLIHSEDSPLSDGKMDISETTSLDSGGTSLNDNTDRMVRENLDTTSLIAKNTTNYNNHESLVEENTNTNSSALEMYNDNEVMNIKTTTLDNRILKPLQNLTIESPEDTQTQQQQRRSNISRTLADNHPLMLSPTCSDSDSEYDNQLHNHLQCGKPVAMDDFIDDEKINENQKNYPDVVPTRERLHIQIPQPLEQGEQEVSILNSKNINCDRKTISELAKNNKQQITYSLKPSALKGATTNFRTSSPDLLSSGSEINVSQYQATVDTNYQTVALMPKKDVNEGAQNKHLKNAKKAEDISSLDSISNHSFDGDEEHNLASLSPSSSLIDGLDDDDDDNDVDDDDDCEGPELLQDDDVDDEQQFCHIAGHTTPTPGRLLNSPCRDSSDNQQLPQYSAAEERRDSRNWQKITLPDGRTRDIDMRVIEPYKRVLSHGGYLKAGGHNAIVIFCACHLPDRSRTDYSYVMDNLFLYVVKTLEQLVTDDYVLIYLHGGSSRRNMPPFPWLKKCYQLLDRRLRKSLKNMYLVHPTFWIKSIIWMTRPFVSTKFWRKLVYVKSLDELSKYVTALEKAAIPEKVKQYDSKKH from the exons ATGAG TTTGATTCATTCAGAGGATAGCCCATTGTCTGATGGTAAAATGGATATTTCCGAAACGACATCCTTAGATTCGGGGGGAACCTCCTTAAATGACAACACTGATCGAATGGTGAGAGAAAACCTCGACACCACATCTTTAATAGCGAAGAATACAACAAACTATAACAATCATGAATCACTGGTGGAGGAAAATACCAACACCAATTCGAGTGCTCTTGAAATGTATAATGACAACGAAGTTATGAATATTAAGACGACCACCTTAGACAACCGCATCTTAAAGCCTTTACAAAATCTCACTATTGAATCGCCAGAGGACACACAAACACAACAGCAGCAAAGACGCAGTAACATATCTCGCACATTAGCCGATAATCACCCGTTAATGCTATCGCCTACTTGCTCTGATTCGGATTCAGAATACGATAATCAGCTGCATAATCATCTTCAATGTGGTAAGCCTGTAGCCATGGATGATTTCATTGACGATgagaaaattaatgaaaatcaaaaaaactatcCGGATGTTGTACCAACCCGCGAACGCTTACATATTCAAATACCTCAACCTTTAGAACAAGGGGAACAAGAAGTCTCTATATTGAATTCGAAAAATATCAACTGTGATAGAAAAACAATCTCTGAATTAGCgaaaaacaacaaacagcaaATAACGTACAGTTTAAAGCCTAGCGCTTTAAAGGGTGCCACTACTAACTTTAGAACTAGTAGTCCGGATCTATTAAGTAGTGGATCAGAGATAAATGTCTCCCAATATCAGGCTACAGTAGATACCAACTATCAAACGGTAGCGTTGATGCCAAAGAAAGATGTAAATGAAGGTgcacaaaacaaacatttaaaaaatgccaaaaaagcCGAAGACATTTCCTCTCTAGACTCTATTTCCAATCATAGTTTTGACGGTGATGAAGAACATAATTTGGCCTCTTTAAGTCCGTCGAGCTCTCTAATAGATGGTCTTGACGACGATGACGACGACAACGACgtcgatgatgatgacgattgCGAAGGCCCCGAGTTGCTACAAGacgatgatgttgatgatgagcAACAGTTCTGTCATATTGCTGGTCATACAACACCTACTCCGGGTAGATTGTTGAATAGTCCCTGTAGGGATTCTTCAGATAATCAACAACTCCCTCAATATTCGGCCGCCGAAGAAAGACGTGATTCACGCAACTGGCAAAAGATCACATTGCCGGATGGTCGAACTCGTGATATCGATATGCGAGTTATTGAGCCATATAAACGTGTCTTATCACATGGTGGCTATCTTAAGGCCGGTGGTCATAATGCTATTGTCATCTTTTGTGCCTGCCATTTACCCGACCGTTCTCGTACCGATTACAGCTACGTTATGGATAATCTCTTCCTGTATGTTGTCAAAACGTTGGAACAGTTGGTTACAGATGATTATGTTTTGATATACTTGCATGGCGGATCGAGCCGTCGTAATATGCCACCTTTTCCATGGCTTAAAAA ATGTTACCAGCTATTGGATCGTCGTTTAagaaaaagcttaaaaaatatgtatcttGTACATCCAACATTTTGGATAAAATCTATAATTTGGATGACAAGACCTTTTGTTAG cACTAAATTTTGGCGCAAATTAGTTTATGTAAAATCCTTGGATGAACTTTCAAAGTATGTAACAGCTTTAGAAAAGGCTGCCATACCCGAAAAAGTTAAGCAATATGAttctaaaaaacattaa